Proteins encoded in a region of the Bacillus sp. T3 genome:
- a CDS encoding tetratricopeptide repeat protein, which translates to MDTVHEIISLLENGEQSKAIQKYKNILANGIPEEKYDLASELTRLGFLEEAEALYKQLIQQFPEEGELMVLLAEIYMELGQEEEAMLLLEKIDVQDESFPQSLLLLADLYQMNGLFEVSEQKLLTAKDLLPEEEVIDFALAELYAEIGKFAEAIHSYESVLSKGTKEILGIQIEQRLAEMLSASGSFEAALPYYERALKEKLEINTLFGYALTAYQADANKTAIDKFEELKELDPEYHSLYLMLAKAYEKEEMIEKSFETILEGIRFDEFNKDLYYLGGKLALKLGNEEEAERLLREAIALDPGFTEGVLTLNKLLLIQERYEEVIDLAKHVESVHEVEPQLLWDEAVAFQHLEEYSEALNKYQLAYTYFKNHQEFLKDYGYFLIEEGKSVKAVEIFSELLKQDPSNTEYQEILERLTDF; encoded by the coding sequence ATGGATACAGTACATGAAATCATCTCTCTTTTAGAAAACGGTGAACAAAGTAAGGCAATTCAAAAATACAAAAACATTCTTGCTAATGGGATTCCCGAAGAAAAGTATGATCTTGCAAGTGAATTAACACGATTAGGATTTTTAGAGGAAGCAGAGGCACTATATAAACAATTAATACAACAGTTTCCTGAAGAAGGAGAGTTAATGGTTCTCCTAGCTGAAATTTATATGGAGTTGGGTCAAGAGGAAGAAGCTATGCTCCTTCTTGAAAAAATTGATGTACAGGACGAAAGCTTTCCGCAATCTTTATTACTCCTGGCAGATTTATATCAAATGAATGGATTATTTGAGGTTAGTGAGCAAAAATTACTAACAGCAAAAGATCTGTTGCCAGAAGAAGAAGTAATTGATTTTGCATTAGCGGAACTCTACGCGGAGATTGGGAAGTTTGCTGAGGCAATCCATTCGTATGAAAGCGTTTTATCAAAGGGTACAAAAGAAATATTAGGCATCCAGATTGAACAACGTCTTGCTGAAATGCTTAGTGCAAGTGGGTCTTTTGAAGCGGCTCTTCCATATTATGAGCGAGCGCTAAAGGAAAAGCTTGAAATTAATACTTTGTTTGGTTATGCTCTAACCGCTTATCAAGCCGATGCAAATAAAACGGCGATTGATAAGTTCGAAGAGCTAAAGGAATTGGATCCTGAGTATCATTCCTTATATTTAATGCTGGCAAAAGCATATGAGAAGGAAGAAATGATAGAGAAAAGCTTCGAAACGATCTTGGAGGGAATCCGTTTTGATGAGTTTAATAAAGATTTATACTACTTAGGTGGAAAGCTTGCGCTGAAACTAGGTAATGAGGAAGAGGCAGAAAGACTATTGCGTGAGGCTATTGCGCTGGACCCAGGATTTACTGAGGGGGTACTTACCTTAAATAAACTTCTGCTGATTCAGGAGCGATATGAAGAAGTAATCGACCTTGCTAAGCATGTTGAATCAGTTCATGAAGTGGAGCCCCAGCTACTTTGGGATGAGGCGGTAGCATTTCAGCATTTAGAGGAGTATTCAGAAGCATTAAACAAATACCAATTAGCATATACTTACTTTAAGAATCATCAAGAATTTTTAAAGGATTATGGATATTTTCTAATTGAAGAAGGAAAAAGTGTTAAGGCTGTCGAAATTTTTAGTGAATTACTAAAACAAGACCCAAGCAATACTGAATATCAAGAAATATTGGAACGTTTAACAGATTTTTAG
- a CDS encoding ReoY family proteolytic degradation factor, with product MTTPVSVNEKKDFIRWFLNHYQLKRRECVWILNYLMSHDQLMEKVHFVDQAQFCPRGLIMSTHCVDEVPFRFYKENVMTTDAEKSFHDIRLNRDEEIFIQLNFHASNKTHQYAAVQEDNPFMPRNVKVNESDRIVVERFLAESIKRYQEEKLLEEIDAALDQHDERSFQVLTDKLKKLNM from the coding sequence ATGACGACCCCTGTATCTGTCAACGAGAAAAAGGATTTTATTCGTTGGTTTCTTAACCATTATCAGTTAAAACGTAGAGAATGTGTTTGGATTTTGAATTATTTAATGAGCCACGACCAACTCATGGAAAAGGTACATTTTGTTGATCAAGCACAGTTTTGTCCACGGGGACTGATTATGTCCACCCATTGTGTCGATGAAGTTCCATTTCGGTTTTATAAGGAAAATGTCATGACAACCGATGCAGAAAAATCATTTCATGATATTCGGTTAAATCGTGATGAAGAGATTTTCATTCAATTAAACTTTCATGCTTCCAACAAGACTCATCAGTATGCAGCTGTCCAAGAAGATAATCCGTTTATGCCAAGAAACGTTAAGGTTAATGAATCAGATCGTATTGTTGTCGAGCGTTTTTTAGCTGAGAGCATTAAGCGATACCAAGAGGAAAAGCTTCTAGAGGAGATAGATGCTGCATTAGATCAGCACGATGAGAGGTCATTTCAAGTCCTAACTGATAAGCTAAAGAAATTAAATATGTAA
- a CDS encoding YpiF family protein — protein MKWNPQDIEIYTKSKEYVDTAVIPLLPISFDSEMGQAAEMSEFSTLVTGQLERQFRGRLLLLPGFSYLKSFEESKVDELLLWESKLLENGFSHVFYLTSDLYWKSIESRLNGTLIWIPAIPLESMQDSQKISLIDSQVKQMITLFTGEWNKKE, from the coding sequence GTGAAATGGAACCCACAGGATATCGAGATTTATACGAAATCGAAGGAATATGTCGATACTGCCGTTATTCCATTATTGCCAATAAGCTTTGATAGTGAGATGGGACAAGCTGCAGAGATGTCGGAATTTAGTACACTCGTAACAGGACAATTAGAAAGACAGTTTCGAGGACGATTACTTTTGCTACCAGGTTTTTCCTATTTAAAGAGTTTTGAAGAATCTAAGGTGGATGAATTGTTACTATGGGAATCAAAATTATTAGAGAACGGTTTTAGTCATGTTTTTTATTTGACATCTGACTTGTATTGGAAATCGATCGAGTCCCGTCTTAATGGAACGTTAATTTGGATACCTGCGATACCATTAGAATCAATGCAGGATTCACAAAAGATTTCCCTCATTGATAGTCAGGTAAAACAGATGATAACGTTGTTTACTGGCGAATGGAACAAAAAAGAATAA
- a CDS encoding ubiquinol-cytochrome c reductase iron-sulfur subunit, whose product MSKHRVSRRQFLNYTLTGVGGFMAAGMLMPMVRFAIDPVLAANAGGDFIPTKQKVADLTSEPVRVDFTFKQKDAWYESEVTNTAWVYKDDKGEIVALSPICKHLGCTVDWNTSKEHKEQFFCPCHMGRYTKDGTNVAGTPPMAPLDVYPYKEKDGYLQLGKAKPRA is encoded by the coding sequence ATGAGCAAGCATCGAGTATCAAGACGTCAGTTCTTGAATTACACTCTTACAGGGGTAGGAGGATTTATGGCGGCAGGAATGTTAATGCCGATGGTTCGATTTGCAATTGATCCAGTGTTAGCTGCAAATGCTGGTGGAGATTTTATTCCAACAAAGCAAAAGGTCGCAGACTTAACATCTGAACCGGTTCGTGTCGATTTTACTTTTAAACAAAAGGATGCTTGGTACGAATCAGAAGTAACAAATACAGCTTGGGTGTATAAGGATGACAAAGGGGAAATTGTTGCACTTTCACCAATCTGTAAGCATTTAGGTTGTACAGTGGACTGGAATACTTCCAAGGAACATAAAGAGCAGTTCTTCTGTCCATGTCATATGGGGCGTTATACAAAGGACGGTACAAACGTAGCGGGTACTCCGCCAATGGCACCGCTTGATGTATACCCATATAAAGAAAAAGATGGCTACCTACAATTAGGTAAAGCTAAACCAAGAGCCTAA